A stretch of DNA from Thermodesulfobacteriota bacterium:
AGGAGGAGATAGAGATGACTGCAATTATAATCCGTACGCTGTTCCTGTTTTTTGCCTTATCCGTGGCCGCGTCAATGCAGGGGACCGACTCCCGCGCCCAGAACGTCCCGGGCGGGACCTATAAGGACACATGCCGGCAGATATCCGTCGTAGGCGGGAATCTCGTCGCCCAGTGTCAGAGGGCGGACGGAAGCTGGCACAATTCCACGCTCAATTATCACGACTGCTCGGGTGATATCCGGAACGACAACGGGACCCTCAAGTGCAAGCACTCGTCGATAAGTCCCGGCAAGGTGCCTTCCGGCACCTACAAGAACTCGTGCCGCGACATACGCACCGACGGCAACAAGCTGAAGGCCCAGTGCAAGAAGACGAACGGGGTCTGGAACAATACGAGCATCAATTACAGGAACTGCTCGGGGGACATATGGAACGACAACGGCGACCTTTCCTGCAAGGGATCGGGCTCGGGCGGAAGCGTCCCGCGCGGGAGCTACAAGAACAGCTGCACCGACTATTACACCGAGGGAAACCGCCTGTACGCGAGCTGCAAGAAAAAGGGCGGGGGCTGGCGGAACACCTCGATCAACTACAGGAACTGCAACAAGGACATATGGAACGATAACGGTGAGCTCGCGTGCGGAGGCGGCGGGGGCGGAAGCGGGTCTCTCCCGAAGGGAAGCTACAAGGAGACCTGCAGGAACATGTACGTCGAGGGCAACGTCCTCGAAGCGGACTGCCTCAACCGGAACGGAAAATACTCGCACACCAGCATAAAGTACAAGAACTGCAAAAAGGGCGTCTACAACGACAGGGGCCAGCTCAGGTGTAATTAGCCGAAAACGTCGGGGGAGGGGGCGGCATGCTCCCTCCTTTCTTCTTTTCCGCCCCTTGTTACGAGGTCTTTGAGCGTAAGGTCGCCGAGCGCCTCGTTCACTGCGTTTTCCACCCTGTCGGTGATTTCGTCGACGGCGGGCACTGAAAGGTATTTCCTCTCCACGAAGTCCGTCCGGTCGTTCGTCCTGAC
This window harbors:
- a CDS encoding CVNH domain-containing protein; its protein translation is MTAIIIRTLFLFFALSVAASMQGTDSRAQNVPGGTYKDTCRQISVVGGNLVAQCQRADGSWHNSTLNYHDCSGDIRNDNGTLKCKHSSISPGKVPSGTYKNSCRDIRTDGNKLKAQCKKTNGVWNNTSINYRNCSGDIWNDNGDLSCKGSGSGGSVPRGSYKNSCTDYYTEGNRLYASCKKKGGGWRNTSINYRNCNKDIWNDNGELACGGGGGGSGSLPKGSYKETCRNMYVEGNVLEADCLNRNGKYSHTSIKYKNCKKGVYNDRGQLRCN